A region from the Oncorhynchus tshawytscha isolate Ot180627B linkage group LG26, Otsh_v2.0, whole genome shotgun sequence genome encodes:
- the tnfsf13b gene encoding tumor necrosis factor ligand superfamily member 13B: protein MASAGPNPEGGRPASRQESGGRRLSWLVLLLTLAAFTSSSLSALSLYHLLALRAEVEELRSEVFRRREEQQEARHGETLQQMSSRARRSSPDHPHPPDPQPGLSFVRKRSVGTGTENSVSQPCLQMLADSNRKTFQKEFALEPYTGIPWQAGLRRGSALEAESDSILVREEGYYFVYSQVYYMDTTFAMGHVVIRKKRNVVGDEAQHVTLFRCIQNMNPIYPYNTCYTGGIVKLEVGDSVELLIPRSTAKVSLDGDSTFLGAVRLA, encoded by the exons ATGGCATCTGCAGGTCCAAATCCCGAGGGTGGTAGACCTGCTTCCAGGCAGGAGTCTGGGGGTCGGAGGCTGTCCTGGCTGGTTCTGCTGCTGACTCTGGCAGCGTTcacctcctcgtctctctctgctctgtctctgtaccaCCTGCTGGCCCTTAGGGCCGAAGTTGAGGAGCTCCGGTCAGAGGTCTTCCGTAGGAGAGAGGAGCAACAAGAGGCTAGGCATGGAGAG ACACTGCAGCAGATGAGCAGCAGAGCCAGAAGAAGCAGCCCAGACCATCCACACCCCCCTGACCCCCAGCCTGGGCTGTCTTTCGTCAGGAAGAGGAGTGTGGGCACAGGAACTGAGAACTCTG TGTCTCAGCCTTGTCTACAGATGCTAGCAGATAGCAACAGGAAAACATTCCAGAAAG AGTTTGCGCTGGAGCCTTACACAGGGATCCCCTGGCAGGCGGGGCTTAGAAGAGGCTCCGCCCTGGAGGCAGAGAGCGACAGCATCCTggtcagagaggagggatacTACTTTGTCTACAGTCAG GTGTACTACATGGATACGACCTTTGCCATGGGTCATGTGGTGATCAGGAAGAAGAGGAACGTGGTGGGAGATGAAGCTCAGCATGTCACATTGTTCCGCTGTATCCAGAACATGAACCCTATCTACCCATACAACACCTGTTACACAGGGG GTATAGTGAAGCTGGAGGTCGGGGACAGTGTGGAGCTGTTGATCCCTCGCTCTACAGCCAAAGTTTCTCTGGATGGAGACTCCACTTTCCTGGGCGCTGTCAGACTGGCCTGA
- the LOC112225417 gene encoding protein ABHD13, protein MEKPWRLWGSVERCALALASWSWGACRISLLALILTFHLYGGFFLLALILASVAGILYKFQDVLLYFPDQPSSSRLYVPMPTGIPHENVYIHTKDGVRLNLILLRYTGGDSLGNPGVAPGNASNPCSTAPPTILYFHGNAGNIGHRVPNALLMLVNLKANVVLVDYRGYGKSEGEPSEDGLYLDAQATLDYVMTRPDLDKTKVMLFGRSLGGAVAVRLASANPHRVAAIVVENTFLSIPHMAATLFSFLPMRLLPLLCYRNQFLSYRQVALCRMPSLFVSGLSDQLIPPVMMKQLYELSPARTKRLAIFPEGTHNDTWQCQGYFAALEQFVKDLMKSHAHEERVQSTASVTII, encoded by the coding sequence ATGGAGAAGCCGTGGAGGCTGTGGGGCTCAGTGGAGCGCTGTGCCCTGGCCTTGGCCTCCTGGTCCTGGGGTGCCTGTCGCATCTCCCTCCTGGCCCTTATCCTCACCTTCCACCTCTATGGAGGCTTCTTCCTCCTGGCTCTCATCCTGGCCTCGGTGGCTGGCATCCTTTACAAGTTCCAGGATGTGCTGCTCTACTTCCCCGACCAGCCCTCCTCCTCCCGTCTGTACGTGCCCATGCCCACAGGCATCCCCCATGAGAACGTCTACATCCACACCAAGGACGGCGTGCGCCTCAATCTTATCTTGCTCCGCTACACTGGTGGAGACAGCCTGGGCAACCCTGGGGTCGCCCCTGGCAATGCATCTAACCCCTGTTCCACAGCCCCACCCACCATTCTCTATTTCCACGGCAATGCGGGCAACATCGGGCACCGGGTGCCCAACGCGCTCCTGATGCTGGTGAACCTGAAGGCCAACGTGGTGCTGGTGGACTACCGGGGGTATGGGAAGAGCGAAGGTGAGCCCAGTGAGGATGGCCTGTACCTGGACGCCCAGGCCACACTGGACTACGTGATGACCCGGCCCGACCTAGACAAGACCAAGGTGATGCTGTTCGGCCGCTCTCTGGGGGGGGCGGTGGCAGTACGCCTGGCCTCGGCCAACCCTCACCGCGTGGCGGCCATCGTGGTGGAGAACACCTTCCTCAGCATCCCCCACATGGCCGCCACACTCTTCTCCTTCTTGCCCATGAGGCTGCTGCCCTTATTGTGCTACCGGAACCAGTTCTTGTCCTACAGACAGGTGGCGCTGTGCCGGATGCCCTCGCTGTTCGTGTCAGGCCTGTCAGACCAGCTCATCCCACCCGTCATGATGAAGCAGCTGTACGAGCTGTCGCCGGCGCGGACTAAACGGCTGGCCATCTTCCCAGAGGGCACACACAACGACACATGGCAGTGCCAGGGCTACTTCGCCGCTCTCGAGCAGTTTGTCAAGGACCTGATGAAGAGCCATGCCCACGAGGAGAGAGTCCAGTCCACGGCCAGCGTCACCATAATCTAG